A region of Diadema setosum chromosome 15, eeDiaSeto1, whole genome shotgun sequence DNA encodes the following proteins:
- the LOC140238525 gene encoding monocarboxylate transporter 12-like, with the protein MEQTGVHVIAAPPRPHPVKGPSYESPLREGTGSVRSRQCVGARVLSGVVMQCSSFVKRVKHNWGWVVVACTWLLYVVMFGIMYSYGLFFIAFQEEFDSSATITGWAGAIPVALTVILAPPANMAVERFGYRPVVLLSLMAATLGVLATSFMPVFLPVYATYSVMFGLGSGMLGITSMKLIIAYFPSQNAVRASGLALSGSSTGSLSFAPFVTFLLETYGWRITLRILAAILGIVGTPCVLSLVEPSYDKSNHSRDNLGKVDEGQPLGSLESGVERTHYGDTAMAKHIAKTCQSASKCSHSQNFISETNSSGKIVVGAKEGEAMDKSGEDRPLENVVRDETLARRLFATFMYLELYLLILAVLIQGVGDCFYYVNMVSYMVSTGFTTDDGSLVLMVMGVSNLIGKLLISLLGELLPLPNIAFSFAASVVGVAVMSSLLVADSIGKILGIAAVIGGVMMPITTTMLYTLPNDFFGPERAKLTWPIIVFSNGIGYLLGSLVGQSIDRTGSYRAAIFAFMGLYVTSASLFAFAPVYQKFFAKDRYVVMEIRRKRRLDRRLKDQGAMRTSGKEPLELRTSHQKDFVYEIITSV; encoded by the exons ATGGAACAAACTGGTGTCCACGTCATTGCAGCGCCCCCACGACCACACCCGGTCAAGGGACCG TCATACGAGTCGCCACTGCGAGAGGGCACGGGTTCTGTCCGGAGTCGTCAGTGCGTGGGGGCACGGGTTCTGTCCGGAGTCGTTATGCAGTGTTCAAGCTTTGTAAAACGGGTGAAGCACAACTGGGGATGGGTTGTGGTAGCGTGTACATGGCTCCTCTACGTGGTGATGTTCGGCATCATGTACTCCTACGGACTCTTCTTCATCGCCTTCCAAGAGGAATTCGATAGCAGCGCAACGATCACGG GATGGGCCGGTGCTATTCCAGTGGCACTGACGGTTATCCTCGCACCCCCAGCCAACATGGCGGTAGAGCGCTTCGGCTACAGACCCGTGGTCCTCTTGAGTCTCATGGCGGCAACACTCGGCGTGCTCGCCACCTCGTTCATGCCCGTGTTCCTGCCGGTCTACGCCACGTACAGCGTCATGTTCGGCCTCGGTTCCGGAATGCTTGGAATAACGTCGATGAAACTGATCATAGCGTACTTCCCGAGTCAGAATGCTGTCCGGGCGTCTGGCCTCGCCCTCAGTGGAAGCAGTACAG gATCGTTGAGTTTCGCTCCTTTTGTGACATTTCTCCTCGAGACCTACGGGTGGCGGATAACCCTGCGGATACTCGCCGCCATCCTTGGCATTGTGGGAACGCCCTGTGTGCTCTCCCTCGTTGAACCCAGCTACGATAAGAGTAACCATTCGAGGGACAATTTGGGGAAAGTGGATGAGGGTCAACCGCTTGGATCGCTAGAATCAGGAGTTGAAAGGACTCATTACGGTGACACTGCCATGGCAAAACATATCGCAAAAACGTGCCAGAGTGCATCCAAGTGTAGTCACAGCCAAAATTTTATATCTGAAACGAATTCATCAGGAAAAATTGTCGTCGGTGCGAAAGAAGGAGAGGCCATGGATAAGTCTGGGGAGGACAGACCGTTGGAGAATGTTGTCAGAGACGAAACTTTGGCCAGAAGACTGTTTGCGACATTCATGTATCTAGAGCTGTACTTGCTCATCCTAGCCGTCCTCATTCAGGGTGTTGGAGACTGTTTCTACTATGTCAACATG GTGAGCTATATGGTATCGACTGGCTTCACGACAGATGACGGGTCCTTGGTTCTCATGGTCATGGGCGTGTCCAATCTAATTGGGAAGCTTCTTATCTCGTTGCTAGGCGAATTACTTCCTCTGCCCAACATCGCTTTCTCGTTCGCCGCATCCGTTGTGGGTGTAGCCGTCATGTCCTCACTGCTTGTTGCTGACagtattggcaaaatattgggtATTGCAGCCG TGATCGGAGGCGTGATGATGCCAATCACCACTACGATGCTCTACACACTCCCCAATGACTTCTTTGGTCCGGAGCGCGCGAAACTCACGTGGCCCATAATCGTGTTCTCGAATGGAATTGGCTACCTCCTTGGTTCCCTTGTGG GTCAATCGATAGACAGAACGGGGTCTTACAGAGCAGCCATCTTTGCATTTATGGGCTTGTACGTCACTTCCGCTTCTCTCTTCGCCTTTGCACCTGTCTATCAAAAGTTCTTTGCCAAGGACCGGTACGTGGTGATGGAAATACGACGGAAAAGACGGCTTGACAGAAGGCTAAAGGATCAAGGTGCTATGAGGACTTCAGGGAAAGAGCCATTAGAGCTTCGAACATCACATCAAAAAGACTTTGTATATGAAATTATCACTAGTGTGTGA